From the Butyrivibrio fibrisolvens genome, one window contains:
- the rpoZ gene encoding DNA-directed RNA polymerase subunit omega yields the protein MIHPSYVDLMNVVNKGVEEGEEPVISSRYSIVMATAKRARQLVAGDEAMINVDPKDKPLSTAVKELYADKLAILTDEEKEAMAQLIEQKNAEEGSQKAAASLDEAVNETEESEEE from the coding sequence ATGATTCATCCGTCTTATGTAGATCTCATGAATGTAGTTAATAAAGGAGTAGAGGAAGGTGAAGAGCCTGTAATCAGCAGCCGTTATTCAATCGTTATGGCTACTGCTAAGCGTGCAAGACAGCTTGTAGCTGGCGATGAAGCGATGATCAATGTTGATCCTAAGGACAAGCCATTAAGCACAGCTGTTAAGGAACTTTATGCTGATAAGCTTGCAATCCTTACAGATGAAGAGAAGGAAGCTATGGCTCAGCTTATAGAGCAGAAGAATGCTGAAGAAGGTAGCCAGAAGGCTGCAGCATCTCTTGATGAAGCTGTTAATGAAACAGAAGAGTCAGAAGAAGAGTAA
- a CDS encoding Rqc2 family fibronectin-binding protein, producing the protein MAFDGITVAAITRELSDRCTDGRIYKIAQTEKDEILLTIKPQAERGGGQVRVYLSADASLPLVYMSDENKPSPQQAPTFCMVLRKHLLNGRIRSIEQPSMERIIRFNVEHMDEMGDMKTKTLLIELMGKYSNIIFVDDDNTIIDSIKHVPASVSSVREVLPGREYFIPDQQNKLNPKEATRESFDKALLEKAGPVFKAIYGSYTGFASTIAQEICFRADVDSQLPASALSSGQMERLYNVFDLFMTRIKDGEYKPAICYENGQPKEYAPFHLMTYEKMPGCMLKDYDNMSSLLESYYAEKNAITRIRQKSADLRHIVATALERTVRKYDLQLQQLKDTEKRDKYRVYGELLNVYGYSAEPSAKSITVNDYNTGNDLTIPLDPTLTASQNAKRYFERYNKLKRTAENLETLTKEVEAEKDHLESIQNALDIAQGEEDLVPIRDELVEAGYIHKRGEKKKSSRLQTKSKPLHYKSSDGFDIYVGKNNYQNDQLTFKVANGGDWWFHAKGMPGSHVILQTGGKEVPDKAFEEAAALAAFYSKAKEQEKVEIDYLQRKNVKKPGGAKPGFVVYYTNYSMAIKPDISALTQTD; encoded by the coding sequence ATGGCATTCGATGGTATCACAGTTGCGGCGATAACAAGAGAATTGTCAGACAGATGTACTGACGGCCGCATTTACAAGATAGCGCAGACGGAGAAGGATGAGATCCTTCTTACGATCAAGCCTCAGGCTGAGCGTGGAGGAGGACAAGTCAGAGTATATCTGTCTGCAGATGCGTCTCTTCCGCTTGTATATATGTCTGATGAGAATAAGCCCAGTCCCCAGCAGGCACCTACTTTCTGCATGGTGCTAAGGAAACATCTTCTAAATGGGCGTATCAGATCTATAGAGCAGCCTTCCATGGAGCGTATCATTAGGTTCAATGTAGAGCACATGGATGAGATGGGAGATATGAAGACCAAAACTCTTCTTATAGAGCTTATGGGCAAGTATTCCAATATCATCTTTGTAGATGATGACAATACTATAATAGATTCTATTAAGCATGTACCTGCGTCAGTATCATCAGTTCGTGAGGTACTGCCGGGAAGAGAGTACTTCATCCCTGATCAGCAGAACAAGCTCAACCCCAAAGAGGCTACAAGAGAGTCTTTTGACAAGGCTCTTTTGGAAAAAGCGGGTCCTGTGTTTAAGGCTATATATGGTTCATATACAGGATTTGCTTCAACTATAGCTCAGGAGATATGTTTCAGAGCTGATGTTGACTCACAGCTTCCTGCATCTGCACTTTCAAGCGGCCAGATGGAGAGACTTTATAATGTATTCGACCTTTTTATGACAAGGATAAAAGATGGCGAGTATAAACCTGCCATATGCTATGAGAATGGTCAGCCCAAAGAGTATGCACCTTTTCATCTTATGACCTATGAGAAGATGCCGGGATGTATGCTCAAGGATTATGACAATATGTCATCCCTTTTGGAGAGCTATTATGCTGAGAAAAATGCTATAACAAGGATACGTCAGAAGTCTGCAGACTTAAGGCATATCGTTGCTACAGCTCTTGAAAGGACTGTAAGAAAGTATGACCTTCAGCTTCAGCAGCTCAAGGATACTGAGAAAAGGGATAAATACCGCGTATACGGAGAGCTTCTTAATGTGTATGGATATAGCGCAGAGCCTTCTGCCAAGTCTATAACTGTCAATGATTATAATACAGGAAATGATCTTACGATCCCGCTTGATCCTACGCTTACAGCCAGTCAGAACGCCAAGAGGTATTTTGAAAGGTACAATAAGCTCAAGCGTACTGCTGAGAACCTCGAAACGCTTACTAAGGAAGTAGAAGCAGAAAAAGACCATCTTGAGTCCATTCAGAATGCACTTGATATAGCACAGGGCGAAGAAGATCTTGTTCCTATAAGAGATGAGCTTGTAGAAGCAGGCTATATCCATAAAAGGGGTGAAAAGAAGAAATCTTCAAGGCTTCAGACAAAGAGTAAGCCGCTTCATTATAAGAGCTCAGATGGTTTTGATATATATGTTGGCAAGAACAATTATCAGAATGACCAGCTGACTTTTAAGGTAGCTAATGGCGGAGACTGGTGGTTCCATGCCAAGGGTATGCCCGGATCACATGTAATACTTCAAACAGGTGGCAAGGAAGTTCCGGACAAGGCTTTTGAAGAGGCAGCAGCACTTGCGGCTTTTTATTCTAAAGCCAAGGAGCAGGAGAAAGTAGAGATCGACTATCTCCAGCGCAAGAATGTCAAGAAGCCCGGCGGTGCCAAACCGGGATTTGTAGTGTATTATACTAATTACTCGATGGCTATAAAACCGGATATATCAGCCCTTACACAGACTGACTGA
- the pgsA gene encoding CDP-diacylglycerol--glycerol-3-phosphate 3-phosphatidyltransferase produces the protein MNLPNKLTLLRVIMIPFFVAFMLTGFKWIALILFVIASLTDMADGKIARKYNLITDFGKFMDPLADKMLVISALICLVGMNRIWTWIVIVIVAREFIISGFRLIAAEKGKVIAASMWGKFKTTFQMIMVIMMIIDVDYAWSEAGVFGQIYGVLTWIITVIAVALTIISLVDYLLKNWNVMDGQM, from the coding sequence ATGAATTTACCTAACAAACTTACGTTGCTTCGAGTTATCATGATTCCTTTTTTTGTAGCATTCATGCTTACAGGATTTAAATGGATCGCACTTATATTATTTGTAATAGCAAGTCTTACAGATATGGCTGATGGCAAGATTGCCCGTAAATATAACCTTATAACTGATTTTGGAAAGTTTATGGACCCCCTTGCAGATAAGATGCTTGTAATATCCGCACTTATATGCCTTGTGGGTATGAATCGTATCTGGACTTGGATCGTAATAGTGATTGTTGCCAGAGAGTTCATCATAAGTGGTTTCAGACTCATTGCTGCTGAGAAGGGCAAAGTCATAGCTGCAAGTATGTGGGGCAAGTTCAAGACAACATTCCAGATGATCATGGTCATTATGATGATCATAGATGTGGATTATGCCTGGAGTGAGGCTGGCGTCTTCGGACAGATCTATGGCGTATTGACATGGATCATTACGGTGATAGCAGTAGCTCTTACTATTATCTCACTTGTAGATTATCTGCTTAAGAACTGGAACGTGATGGATGGCCAGATGTAA
- the rimO gene encoding 30S ribosomal protein S12 methylthiotransferase RimO yields the protein MKILFISLGCEKNRVETEYMLGILAEHGYEFTDDAQSAEAAVINTCCFINDAKQESIDTILELAELRKSGKLRALIVAGCLGQRYKEEIQKEIPEVDSILGTTAFDKIVEALDEVLKGQVQNYFESIDRKPVTYNRILSTGTAYSYLKIAEGCNKNCTYCIIPKVRGHYRSVPMEDLIKEAEELAYNGIKELIIVAQETTVYGVDLYGKKMLPELLTKLCRIEGFEWIRIMYCYPEEITDELIEVMKKEPKICHYLDLPIQSGSDAILRKMGRRTDNADIRRIVEKLRSEIPDICLRTTLISGFPGETADDHNQTMKLISDLRFDRLGVFTYSPEEDTVAAAMEDQVPERTKKTRRTKLMKMQQEFAFEGARKMVGRKLKAIIEGRIGDEDPDTDDQGRPLYTYVARTYKDSPDIDGFLFIENVPYDLMSGKFVDVMITGSDEYDLIGELAE from the coding sequence ATGAAGATATTATTTATTTCTCTAGGTTGCGAGAAAAACCGTGTAGAAACCGAGTATATGCTCGGTATACTTGCTGAGCATGGTTATGAATTTACAGATGATGCACAAAGTGCAGAAGCAGCAGTAATCAACACCTGCTGCTTTATTAATGATGCTAAACAGGAAAGCATCGATACTATCTTAGAGCTTGCTGAACTTAGAAAGAGCGGCAAGCTTCGTGCACTGATAGTTGCAGGATGCCTTGGTCAGCGTTACAAGGAAGAGATCCAGAAGGAGATTCCTGAAGTTGACAGTATCCTCGGAACTACAGCTTTTGACAAGATAGTAGAAGCTCTGGATGAAGTATTAAAAGGACAGGTACAGAACTATTTCGAGAGCATCGATAGAAAGCCTGTTACGTATAACAGAATACTTTCCACAGGAACAGCCTATAGTTATCTCAAGATCGCTGAGGGCTGTAACAAGAATTGTACATACTGTATCATTCCTAAGGTTCGTGGACATTACAGAAGCGTTCCTATGGAAGATCTTATTAAGGAAGCTGAGGAGCTTGCCTATAACGGTATCAAGGAGCTTATCATAGTAGCTCAGGAGACTACTGTATATGGCGTAGATCTGTATGGCAAAAAGATGCTTCCTGAGCTTTTGACAAAGCTTTGCAGGATAGAGGGATTCGAATGGATCCGTATCATGTACTGCTATCCTGAAGAGATAACAGATGAGCTTATCGAAGTTATGAAGAAAGAGCCTAAGATCTGCCATTATCTTGATCTGCCTATACAGTCAGGCAGTGATGCAATCCTTCGTAAGATGGGTAGACGTACTGATAATGCAGATATCAGAAGGATTGTTGAGAAGCTTCGCTCAGAGATTCCGGATATCTGCCTTCGTACAACTCTTATTTCAGGTTTCCCCGGTGAGACAGCAGATGATCACAATCAGACCATGAAACTTATCTCTGATCTTAGATTTGACAGACTTGGTGTTTTCACATATTCACCTGAAGAGGATACTGTCGCTGCAGCTATGGAAGATCAGGTGCCTGAGAGAACCAAGAAGACTCGTCGTACCAAACTTATGAAGATGCAGCAGGAGTTTGCATTTGAAGGCGCCAGGAAGATGGTTGGAAGGAAACTTAAAGCCATCATAGAAGGCAGGATTGGTGATGAAGATCCGGATACAGATGATCAGGGAAGACCGCTGTACACATATGTTGCAAGAACCTATAAGGACAGTCCTGATATAGACGGTTTCCTCTTTATAGAAAATGTTCCTTATGATCTTATGAGTGGCAAATTTGTTGATGTAATGATCACAGGTTCTGATGAGTATGATCTTATTGGTGAATTAGCAGAATGA
- a CDS encoding CinA family protein, producing the protein MNENELLVHLLAQKKLTISCAESCTGGMVAAAITDVAGSSEVFKRSFVTYCDEAKHEMLGVDQDILDNFTAVSPQCAEAMARGCAQIADADVAVSVTGIAGPGGGTELAPVGCVYIGFYVKGMVVTEKHLFEGDRRQVRRLAAQRAIHGMLQMLQ; encoded by the coding sequence TTGAACGAAAATGAATTATTAGTGCACCTACTGGCACAAAAAAAGCTTACTATATCATGCGCCGAGTCCTGTACAGGCGGCATGGTAGCTGCGGCGATCACTGATGTCGCCGGTTCATCAGAAGTTTTTAAAAGAAGCTTTGTTACATATTGTGACGAGGCCAAGCATGAAATGCTTGGAGTTGATCAGGATATTCTTGATAATTTTACTGCGGTCAGTCCACAATGCGCAGAGGCCATGGCGCGTGGATGTGCACAAATTGCGGATGCGGATGTAGCCGTCTCTGTAACAGGAATCGCAGGACCGGGTGGTGGAACAGAACTTGCACCGGTTGGATGTGTATACATAGGATTCTATGTAAAAGGAATGGTCGTAACAGAGAAGCACCTGTTTGAAGGAGACAGAAGACAGGTACGCAGACTGGCAGCACAGCGTGCGATTCATGGTATGCTGCAGATGCTGCAGTAA
- the gmk gene encoding guanylate kinase: protein MKRKGFLVVVSGFSGTGKGTLMKELVKKYDGYALSVSATTRDPRPGEENGREYFFITDNEFEKLIEEDGLIEHAGYCGHYYGTPRSFVEKQMEEGKDVILEIEIQGARQIRKQYPDALLLFVMPPSAAELEKRLRGRGTESDEVIRGRLKRAVEESEGIEEYDYILVNDDLQECVDKMHQVIDSAHNTPSRNQEFIDKIRDEVQKFA from the coding sequence ATGAAACGTAAAGGATTTTTAGTAGTTGTGTCAGGTTTTTCCGGCACAGGCAAAGGTACACTTATGAAGGAACTGGTCAAGAAGTATGACGGTTATGCACTGTCTGTTTCTGCTACGACCAGAGATCCAAGACCGGGCGAAGAGAACGGAAGAGAGTACTTCTTCATTACAGATAATGAGTTCGAGAAGCTCATAGAAGAAGACGGACTTATAGAACATGCAGGATACTGCGGACACTATTACGGAACACCCAGAAGCTTTGTAGAAAAGCAGATGGAAGAAGGCAAGGACGTGATCCTTGAGATCGAGATCCAGGGCGCAAGACAGATAAGGAAGCAGTACCCGGATGCACTTTTATTATTCGTAATGCCTCCGTCTGCTGCTGAACTTGAAAAAAGACTCAGAGGACGTGGTACAGAATCTGATGAAGTTATAAGAGGCCGCCTTAAGAGAGCAGTTGAAGAGTCAGAGGGCATCGAAGAGTATGACTACATCCTTGTCAATGATGACCTTCAGGAGTGCGTAGACAAGATGCATCAGGTAATTGACAGCGCACACAATACTCCTTCAAGGAATCAGGAATTCATCGACAAGATTCGTGATGAGGTTCAGAAATTCGCTTAA
- a CDS encoding DUF370 domain-containing protein: MFTHIGFGNIVNVDKVISIVVPDAAPVKRLVQKARDEGRIIDASAGRKTKAVLIMENNTVVLSALLPETIASRIQTGSIGKDTDET, encoded by the coding sequence ATGTTTACTCATATAGGTTTTGGTAATATTGTTAATGTTGATAAGGTCATCAGTATAGTTGTTCCTGATGCAGCGCCTGTTAAGCGCCTTGTCCAGAAAGCCAGGGATGAGGGCCGTATCATAGATGCCAGCGCAGGCAGGAAGACCAAAGCTGTCCTTATTATGGAGAATAATACAGTCGTTCTCTCGGCTCTTTTGCCGGAGACGATTGCATCAAGAATACAAACAGGAAGTATAGGAAAAGATACAGATGAAACGTAA
- the trpS gene encoding tryptophan--tRNA ligase — translation MEENKSLETTQEKKKVLLSGIQPSGDLHLGNYLGAIKNWKVREDEYDCFYFMADLHTITVRQDPAALRKRTINQLAQYIACGLDPEKNTLFIQSHVPQHSQLGWVLQCYTMFGELSRMTQFKDKSAKHKDNINAGLFAYPSLMAADILLYQPDFVPVGEDQKQHVEITRDIATRFNNIYGDVFKIPEPLIAKTGARIYGLSTPEDKMSKSVPDGCVFLMDEPDVIARKFKRAVTDSDRENCVRYDRENKPGVANLMNIYSTFTGKSFEEIEKEFEGQGYGVFKPAVGEVVIDALKPIQDETKRILADKAYLESVYREGAQKASYVANKTLRKVYKKIGFVQP, via the coding sequence ATGGAAGAGAATAAATCATTAGAAACAACACAGGAAAAGAAGAAAGTACTTCTTTCAGGAATACAGCCGAGTGGTGATCTTCACCTTGGCAACTACCTTGGAGCCATCAAGAACTGGAAAGTAAGAGAAGATGAGTATGACTGCTTTTATTTCATGGCAGACCTTCATACTATCACTGTAAGACAGGATCCAGCAGCACTTCGTAAGAGAACTATTAATCAGCTTGCACAGTATATCGCATGCGGTCTTGATCCTGAGAAGAACACTCTTTTCATTCAGTCACATGTACCGCAGCATTCACAGCTTGGATGGGTTCTGCAGTGCTATACCATGTTTGGTGAGCTGTCTCGTATGACTCAGTTCAAGGATAAGTCTGCTAAGCACAAGGACAATATCAATGCAGGTCTTTTTGCATATCCTTCACTTATGGCTGCTGACATCCTTCTGTATCAGCCTGATTTCGTCCCTGTTGGAGAAGATCAGAAGCAGCATGTTGAGATAACACGTGATATTGCTACAAGATTCAATAATATATATGGCGATGTATTCAAGATCCCTGAACCTCTTATCGCTAAGACAGGAGCCAGGATCTATGGTCTGTCTACACCTGAAGACAAGATGAGTAAGTCAGTTCCTGACGGATGCGTATTTCTTATGGATGAGCCTGATGTTATCGCTCGTAAGTTTAAGCGTGCAGTTACAGACTCAGATAGAGAGAACTGTGTACGTTATGATAGAGAGAACAAGCCTGGTGTAGCCAACCTTATGAACATCTACTCAACCTTCACAGGTAAGAGTTTTGAAGAAATCGAGAAGGAGTTCGAAGGTCAGGGATACGGTGTGTTCAAGCCTGCAGTAGGTGAGGTCGTTATAGATGCTCTTAAACCTATTCAGGATGAGACTAAGAGAATCCTTGCAGACAAGGCATATCTTGAATCTGTCTACAGAGAAGGCGCTCAGAAGGCTTCTTATGTTGCCAACAAGACTCTTCGTAAGGTATACAAGAAGATCGGCTTCGTACAGCCATAA
- a CDS encoding YicC/YloC family endoribonuclease, with amino-acid sequence MVSSMTGFGRSEVSFDNRRISVELKSVNNRYLDLGIKMPKMFNSLEADIRKELKLYMKRGKVDVFINYEDLTEADTKVQYNHDIAAEYMDCLKQMSEDFGLQNDVRLSVLARFPDVLTMEAMEIDEKTLWEPLKKALDEACEQFAAARSREGEFLKEDLNKKLDIMQQDVEFITLRSPQIIEEYKTSLREKIAALLEDTQIDENRLAMEVTIFADKICVDEELVRLRSHIEAVRSALEEGDDENGIGRKLDFLAQEMNREANTTLSKSTDIAVSDKAIELKTTIEKIREQIQNIE; translated from the coding sequence ATGGTCAGCAGTATGACAGGATTCGGCAGAAGCGAAGTCAGCTTCGACAATCGCCGTATCAGTGTAGAACTTAAATCAGTAAACAACAGATATCTGGACCTTGGAATCAAGATGCCCAAGATGTTCAATTCACTTGAAGCAGACATCCGCAAGGAACTTAAGTTATATATGAAAAGAGGTAAGGTTGATGTTTTTATAAACTATGAAGACCTTACGGAGGCTGATACCAAAGTTCAGTACAATCATGATATCGCTGCTGAATATATGGACTGCCTGAAACAGATGTCAGAAGATTTTGGATTACAGAATGACGTAAGACTTTCAGTTCTTGCAAGATTCCCTGATGTTCTTACTATGGAAGCTATGGAGATAGATGAAAAGACTCTCTGGGAGCCACTTAAAAAGGCTCTTGATGAGGCGTGTGAGCAGTTTGCGGCTGCAAGATCAAGAGAGGGTGAGTTCCTCAAGGAAGATCTTAACAAGAAACTTGATATCATGCAGCAGGATGTAGAATTCATCACGCTAAGGTCTCCGCAGATCATCGAGGAATACAAGACTTCTCTTCGTGAGAAGATCGCAGCTCTTCTTGAAGATACTCAGATAGACGAGAACAGGCTTGCTATGGAAGTTACCATTTTTGCAGATAAGATCTGTGTAGATGAAGAGCTTGTAAGACTCAGAAGCCACATTGAAGCTGTTCGAAGCGCTTTGGAAGAAGGCGATGATGAGAACGGAATCGGCAGAAAGCTTGACTTCCTTGCTCAGGAGATGAACAGAGAAGCCAACACCACTCTTTCCAAGTCTACAGATATAGCTGTTTCTGACAAGGCTATCGAGCTCAAGACTACGATAGAGAAGATAAGAGAGCAGATTCAGAATATCGAGTAA